The Synechococcales cyanobacterium T60_A2020_003 DNA window GATTGACGATAAGGGACGGGTCATCGACTTTAGTGAGAAGCCGAAGGGCGCAGAGCTGAAAGCCATGGCCGTGGATACCACCGTCCTGGGACTCACCCCCGAACAAGCGGTGACCAAGCCCTATATTGCGTCGATGGGCATCTATGTGTTCAAGCGGCAGGTGCTGTTTGATCTCCTCAGAAATTCGCTCGATCGCACCGATTTCGGGAAAGAAATTATTCCTGCCTCTGCCAAGGATCTCAATGTCCAAGCCTATCTGTTCAATGGATATTGGGCAGATATTGGAACCATTGAAGCCTTCTATGACGCAAACTTGGCGCTAACCCAGCAACCCTGTCCACCTTTCAGCTTCTACGACGAAAGCGCACCAATTTACACTCGCGCCCGCTACCTGCCACCCACGAAGATGCTGGACTGCCAAGTTACAGAATCAATGATTGGTGATGGCTGTATCCTCAAAGACTGCCAAGTTCATCACTCCGTACTCGGTATTCGTACCCGAATCGAGTCGGGAGCCACGGTTCAGGATTCTCTGATTTTGGGAGCAGACTACTATCAGCGGGTTGCCGATCAGCAGGCTCGCTTAACTGGACAGCCGATGGATATCCCCATGGGAATTGGGCCAAATTCCACTATTCGCCGGGCGATCATCGATAAGAATGCCCGCATTGGTCGCGATGTGCAGATTACTAATAAGGATCAGGTTGAAGAGGCCGAAAAAGAGGATCTAGGGTTCTACATTCGCAATGGCATCGTGGTGATCCTGAAAGGTGCGACGATTCCAGACGGAACCATTATCTAGACCGTAAACTCTCGCTGGGGCTTCAGAACCAGGGTTTGTGCGGGAATTGCGATCGCCCAATCCGCAAAAACCGAACTGAAGCCTGTCTTAAAACTTGCTACCCTGAGACATAAAAAGACGCATTGCCCCTCTCCGCCAGGATGGGGGAGAGCCTTTAGCGAGGAGACGGATGAATGCCTTCTACTGACTTCAGAGATTATTACGCTGTTTTGGGTGTTTCACGATCTGCAAATTCCAACGACATTAAGCAGGCGTTTCGGAAGCTGGCACGAAAGTATCACCCCGATGTGAATCCGGGCGATGCCTCAGCAGAAGCTCGCTTTAAGGAAGTCAGCGAAGCCTACGAAGTGTTGTCCGATCCCGATAAGCGCAAGAAATACGACCAGTTCGGTCAATATTGGAAGCAGGCAGGCAGCACACCCTGGGGGGGAGGAGCACCCGTCGATTTTGGCGGATTTGACTTCAGCCAGTACGGCAGTTTTGACGATTTCATTAACGAACTGTTAGGGCGTTTCAGTTCACCCTCTGGGGGGACAAATCGATCCTACGGCTATCGTCCGCCCACGGGAGGAACAGGAGGCTTTGGCGGGTTCGGTGACGTTGGAGCCGATCCCAGTGCAGCCGGAGGAGACTTAGAAGCGACCCTTTCCCTCACGCTTTCTGAAGCCTTTCACGGTACGCAGAAACGTTTAGGGGTAGGCAAGGAAACGATTCAGGTTCGCATTCCGCCAGGGGCCAAACCTGGAAGCCGCATTCGCTTAAAAGGAAAAGGTCAAACCAATCCCTACAGCCAACGACGCGGCGATCTGTTTCTAAACGTAGCGATTCAGCCCCACGATTTTTTCCAGTTTGAAGGTGATAACTTGGTTTGTGAGATTCCTATCACCCCCGATGAGGCCGTCTTAGGGGCATCCATCGAGGTTCCGACCCCGGATGGGATGGTAACGGTAACAATTCCAGCAGGGATTCGCTCCGGTCAGTCGCTGCGGTTGCGGGGTAAAGGATGGAGTAATCCGAAGGGGGGACGCGGTGATCAGCTGGTGCGGGTCGTTATTGCACCACCGCGAGATTTGTCGGAGACTGAACGCAACTATTACGAAAAAATCCGTGCGGCTCGCACCACCGATCCAAGGAATGATCTGCGCTCAGTCACCCTATGATTCGCCCATTTAACTGGCGATCGCTCGGTGGAATAACGTTAGGCATCTTGGCACTGATTTCAGCGTACCGATACGTCAGTCGTCACTCCCAGCCCCCCGTCGAACCTCCGGCGATTATCCGGGATGGATTGCGGGTAGGGGTTATCCTGCCCATGACGGGTTCCTACTCTGTCGTGGGCAAGCCTTTGGCAACCGTATTCCCGCTTTTGATGCGAAAGGTGAATGCCTGCGGTGGGGTGAACGCCGCTCCGGTGATGTTTATCCTGAAGGATGATCGAAGTGATTCAACAGTGGCTTCTCGCGCCATGGTTGAACTCGCATTTGCCGATAATGTTCAGGCCCTAGTGGGGGGAATTACAAGTGCTGCCGCCTCTGAGATGGTCAAGAATCTTGAGCGGTTAGAAGTACCGATTGTGTCCCCCGCTAGTACCAGCATTGATATTCCGATCCAGGCTCGGAACTGGAAGTATGCAGGATTATACTGGGCACGCACTATACCCTCCGATGCAGACGAAGCCAAGGCTTTGGCAGATTTAGCGATCGCCCGTTCGATCACATCAATCGCCATTGTTGCCATTGACGACGAGTATGGACGCGCCTTCGCCAGAACCTTTACGTCAGCCTTTCAGAACCAGGGCGGCACGATCGCGACCGGAGACACTCCCATTTTCATGGATGGGCGATCGCCTACCCCTGAAGATCCGGCTCTTGCGGAGCGTTTGGCAGAGGCCGATGCCGTACTCATAATTGCCTATCCCGACTCCGGGGGACCATGGCTCCGAGAGGCTCTGGCAAAAAAACTGCTGGGCGATCGCCAACTGCTGCTCACCTCTAGTGTCTACACGCCTCGTTTTCTAGAGGCCATCGGCTCAAGTGCTGAAAACAACACTCTGCTTCAGGGAGCGCTAGGGTTGACCCCAGGGACGAACAGCAGTGCCTATCTCCCGCTGAAAACGTTGTGGGAAGGTCAGGAAGGTTATGCTCCTCCCGCCTTTGCGGCTCAAACGTGGGACGCCGCCGCACTGGTGCTGTTGGCTGCCGAGGCTTCGGGACAGAATAGCAGTCAGGGCATTGCGAAGGAACTGCGACGAGTTGCAAATCCACCAGGAATTGAGGTGTCCGATATTTGCCGAGGCTTGGAGTTGGTGCGCCGAGGCGAGGATATCAACTATCAGGGCGCAAGCGGATCGGTCGATTTGGACGCGAACGGCAATGTGACGGGGCAGTACGACGTGTGGACGGTGGACGACCAAGGGCGATTTGATGTGCTGTATTCGCTCAAATAGGAGCAGAAAGACGTCATAAGTAGGCTTTTGCAGCATTGGCCACCGCGTCCATATCGTCTGAAGTCAGCGCTTTCAGCGTGGCCTGGGCATCTGCGTCATCAAAACGGCTCAGAGCTTGGGCGACCCGATAGCGAACTTGCCAATCTTCATCGGACGCAAAGGGAATCAGGAGGGGCACGGCACGGCGATCGCCCAATTCCCCCAGGGAGCCGATGGCGGCGGTTTTAATCAGTTCATTGTCTGATTGCAACGCATCCTCTAGCATGCCAAACGGTCGCGTGTCTCCCAATTCACCCAGGGCGGCAATAATGCTGAATTTTACCAGCCATTCTGTTGTGGTGTCGTAGAGAGACTGAAGCTGATCAAATGCCTCCGTTAGCTTCAAGGCACCAATAGCGTCGGCAGCGGCAGCCTGCACATCCGGTTCCGGATCCGCGATGCCGTTGAGCAACAGCGGCAACACTTTTGCTCGATCTTGTTCGCCCAAGCTGGCCATCTGGCTCACTGCTGCATAGCGGACTCGTACGTTTGAATCTGAGATAACGGCTTGCATCATCTCAAAGGCGATCGCCGGATCCAGTTGACGCATTTGATTTACGGCGGTGATGCGATCGCCAAAATCCTCAGAATTTAAAAGCGTTTGAATCGATTCAGGAGTAACGGTCATAAATAAATTAGGAATTAGGGCTTATTAACGTTTTAAATGCATGGAAATGGTTAAATGCATGGAAATGGGGCGATCGCCATTTGTCATCGCCCCAAAATAAAAAAACTAGTCGTCACCCATACCGTTGTCGTGAGTTGCCATATAGCGCACAATGTCGCCCCGTGTGAGAATCCCTACAATTTTGCCATCAGCATCCAGCACTGGAAGACGGCGCACATGGCGATCGTGCATGATTTGGGCAGCTTTGCGGAGCGGCATATCAGACGATACTTTCACCACGTCTTTACTCATGACTTCAGCCACTGTTTGCCCCAAGGCTTTGTGCAATTCCCGTTCGTAGCGGCTTGGGTTTTCTAAGTAAATGACGCTATCCAGCACCATGATGTAGGCCGGGGGCGTCACCCCGGTTTCTTGCCACATCAAATCGCTTTCGGAAATTACCCCGACCAAATCGCCGTCAGCATTGGTGACGGGAAGGCCGCTAATGCGGTGCTCTGCGAGAAGACGAATCGCCTCGTTTAAGGGTGCATCATCCTGCACCGTTACGGGGTTCAACGTCATAACATCAGCCACAGTGGTGGACATAGGACGATATCAACATTTCTTGAAAATCTCTCTAAGCCATTATCGGGGACGGACGGGGCTTCTCCTGAGAGAGCGTTACAGGTCGTTACAATGCCAGGGATCACCGCATTTGGCAATAGCGGACGAGGAGATCGGCACAACGGGCGATCGCCCCTAGATGGGCAATCTCGTACCCGTGGGTGTTTTGGGTGGGAAAGCTGAGGCAGGCGGCACGCCCCACATGCCCGTTTTTCATGGCGATCGAGGCATCGCTGCCAAATCCGCTCAAATTGGCGCGTTGTAGGGGAATTTTCGCCTGATCCGCAGCCGTCTGAAGCTGGTGGTTCAGGTCGTCATCGTAAATGCCGTAGCCATCCTGGGAAAGAATCACGGGTCTGTCGCCATCCTGAATGGGATATTCCAGCGACAGCGGACAAATTTCCAGGGCGATCAACGCTTCTAGCGGGTTTGCCCCAAGGAGCGATCGCCATGCAAATCCCGACTCTAGTTCCGAATCCGGTACGCCGAGCGTGCGTGCCTTGGTATTGAGGACTCGCTGCATCAGCGAATGGGTGAAATGTTGGGTAAAGTACAGGGCACCGATCGCCCCGACTTCCTCTTTGGCAGAGGCCACTAGATACACGTCTGTAGGTGGGTTGGTGAGGTGTTCCGCAACGTCCAGCAAAATTGCGATAGAAGCTTTGTTATCCAGGGTGTAACTGGCGATATAGTCCTGCATCCGAAACGGCAGTTTGCGGTGTTTGCCAATCACCATGCGGGTTCCGGGACGAATTCCCGCTTCTCGTAACTCGTCTGAACTGCGCTTGGTTTCGATCCAGGCGTCTTCCCATTTCACCACGGCTGTATCCTGCTGAGCCTTCTGAGGTGACTCATGGGACACATGGCGCGACCCAAAGGAGAGAATGCCGCTCACGGTTTGGCGATCGCCCAGCAGATCCACTACCCCCTCGCCATACACCCACGGAAACGCACCGCCCAGCTTCCGCACTTCGACCTTGCCATCTTCGCGCACGGTTTTCACGATGCCGCCGATTTCGTCTTTGTGGGCCGTGATGGCGACCGCCCGCTGGGAATTTTGCCCCGCAATTTTGGCGATCACGTTCCCTGCTTCGTCCTGCCAGGTGTCTAGCCCTAGGGCAGCAAAGCGATCCAGTAACACCTGATCAATTTCGGCCTCGGCACCACTGGGGGAATGGCACAACACGAGGTCTTGAATGGTAGCAAACAGGCGATCGAATCGGGAAACAGACATAGGATCGAAATTTAACGAGAGGATTGAAGCTGGGCAATCGCCTGGGCAATCGCATCCATCAACGGGCGATCGCGTTCTAGATCGAATGCCGGGGCATTACGCCGATCGTAAAACCAGACGGAGCCTTGGCGGAACTCGTCTGGCTCATCGGCATAGCGGGGAAATAGGTGGGCATGGAGGGCAGGCTCCAGATTTCCGAGGATTTCGTAGTTAATCCGGCTTGCCCCCGTAACCTGAAGCAGTGCATCTCCGGCGATCGCCATATCGTTCAAAAATAGGCGTCGGGCATCAGACGCAAGCGAATTCAGATCTGGTACGACTGGATCGGGCAACAGCAAACAGTAGCCCCGCAAAACCTGCACATCCCCTAGCACCAACCAACCCGCAGGCATGGGACAGATCACGGTGGGATTCTGTCCTACCCGTGCTGCCTCTACCCGGTGGTGAATTAAAGTGGTCAATTAGACTTCGCCCTTCACATGGCGGACTTCGACCACCGTATGGACGTTACCTCTAGGGGCAAAATCGCCCTTGATCGTCACTTCTAGCGGATCGCACGCCGCCACAAAATCGTCCAGAATTTGATTCACCGATTCCTCATGGGAAATGTAGCGATCGCGATAACTATTGATGTAAAGCTTAATCGCTTTCAGTTCAACCACCCGTTCATCTGGGATATAGTCGATCAAAATGGTTGCGAAGTCGGGATATCCCGAAAAGGGGCACTTACAGGTAAATTCCGGCAAGGAAATATGGATATTAAACTTGCGTCCCGGTCGGGGATTGGGGAACGTAATCAGTTCACCTTCAGCAATATTGCGCTCGCCGTATTTCATTTCTGGAACGGCTGTGAGTTGGCTGGTTTCGTTAAGCATGTTGCAAATCTGTAGCAATGAATTGACAAATGCAGATGAATTGTTAAAATTCACCTACCTCTCAGTATTAAAGCGACGTATGGCATATTTAGGGTTGCATGTGCTAATTTTCAGCGCGTGTTCCTTATATTTAGTTAAGCTACC harbors:
- the glgC gene encoding glucose-1-phosphate adenylyltransferase (catalyzes the formation of ADP-glucose and diphosphate from ATP and alpha-D-glucose 1-phosphate), producing the protein IDDKGRVIDFSEKPKGAELKAMAVDTTVLGLTPEQAVTKPYIASMGIYVFKRQVLFDLLRNSLDRTDFGKEIIPASAKDLNVQAYLFNGYWADIGTIEAFYDANLALTQQPCPPFSFYDESAPIYTRARYLPPTKMLDCQVTESMIGDGCILKDCQVHHSVLGIRTRIESGATVQDSLILGADYYQRVADQQARLTGQPMDIPMGIGPNSTIRRAIIDKNARIGRDVQITNKDQVEEAEKEDLGFYIRNGIVVILKGATIPDGTII
- a CDS encoding DnaJ domain-containing protein — protein: MPSTDFRDYYAVLGVSRSANSNDIKQAFRKLARKYHPDVNPGDASAEARFKEVSEAYEVLSDPDKRKKYDQFGQYWKQAGSTPWGGGAPVDFGGFDFSQYGSFDDFINELLGRFSSPSGGTNRSYGYRPPTGGTGGFGGFGDVGADPSAAGGDLEATLSLTLSEAFHGTQKRLGVGKETIQVRIPPGAKPGSRIRLKGKGQTNPYSQRRGDLFLNVAIQPHDFFQFEGDNLVCEIPITPDEAVLGASIEVPTPDGMVTVTIPAGIRSGQSLRLRGKGWSNPKGGRGDQLVRVVIAPPRDLSETERNYYEKIRAARTTDPRNDLRSVTL
- a CDS encoding ABC transporter substrate-binding protein; translated protein: MIRPFNWRSLGGITLGILALISAYRYVSRHSQPPVEPPAIIRDGLRVGVILPMTGSYSVVGKPLATVFPLLMRKVNACGGVNAAPVMFILKDDRSDSTVASRAMVELAFADNVQALVGGITSAAASEMVKNLERLEVPIVSPASTSIDIPIQARNWKYAGLYWARTIPSDADEAKALADLAIARSITSIAIVAIDDEYGRAFARTFTSAFQNQGGTIATGDTPIFMDGRSPTPEDPALAERLAEADAVLIIAYPDSGGPWLREALAKKLLGDRQLLLTSSVYTPRFLEAIGSSAENNTLLQGALGLTPGTNSSAYLPLKTLWEGQEGYAPPAFAAQTWDAAALVLLAAEASGQNSSQGIAKELRRVANPPGIEVSDICRGLELVRRGEDINYQGASGSVDLDANGNVTGQYDVWTVDDQGRFDVLYSLK
- a CDS encoding HEAT repeat domain-containing protein — protein: MTVTPESIQTLLNSEDFGDRITAVNQMRQLDPAIAFEMMQAVISDSNVRVRYAAVSQMASLGEQDRAKVLPLLLNGIADPEPDVQAAAADAIGALKLTEAFDQLQSLYDTTTEWLVKFSIIAALGELGDTRPFGMLEDALQSDNELIKTAAIGSLGELGDRRAVPLLIPFASDEDWQVRYRVAQALSRFDDADAQATLKALTSDDMDAVANAAKAYL
- a CDS encoding CBS domain-containing protein, which translates into the protein MSTTVADVMTLNPVTVQDDAPLNEAIRLLAEHRISGLPVTNADGDLVGVISESDLMWQETGVTPPAYIMVLDSVIYLENPSRYERELHKALGQTVAEVMSKDVVKVSSDMPLRKAAQIMHDRHVRRLPVLDADGKIVGILTRGDIVRYMATHDNGMGDD
- the queF gene encoding NADPH-dependent 7-cyano-7-deazaguanine reductase QueF; this encodes MLNETSQLTAVPEMKYGERNIAEGELITFPNPRPGRKFNIHISLPEFTCKCPFSGYPDFATILIDYIPDERVVELKAIKLYINSYRDRYISHEESVNQILDDFVAACDPLEVTIKGDFAPRGNVHTVVEVRHVKGEV